From Syntrophales bacterium, one genomic window encodes:
- a CDS encoding ABC transporter permease has protein sequence MKDGWFLFGIALSLLLMMLLAAGAWVTPYDPYDNSFQPLLSPSAAHWLGVNDGGMDIFSELTLGVRNTLFFSLLAGLGGLALGIAVGLTSAWKGGWADQALMRSAEALMAIPPVMIMIVTAAFFRPSPALLAFVLSLISWPTTAKAIRAQALVVKRSLHVRAAREMGGTGRYIVTRHLLPELFPLYLVGFVAKMRMAVFMEASLAFLGLFDPGRKSLGMMIRYALQYYYLDIWWNWLLPPVICFTLIVMSVTFIAIGLEKLFDPRLKEV, from the coding sequence TTGAAGGATGGCTGGTTCCTGTTCGGAATCGCTTTGTCGCTGCTTTTGATGATGCTGCTCGCTGCGGGCGCCTGGGTTACTCCCTATGATCCTTACGACAACTCATTCCAGCCGCTGCTTTCGCCCTCGGCAGCACACTGGCTTGGCGTCAACGACGGCGGAATGGATATCTTCTCCGAGTTGACGCTGGGCGTCAGAAATACCCTCTTTTTCAGTTTGCTGGCCGGATTGGGAGGCCTGGCGCTGGGGATTGCCGTCGGATTGACCTCCGCGTGGAAGGGCGGTTGGGCGGATCAGGCACTGATGCGGTCGGCCGAGGCGCTGATGGCCATTCCCCCAGTCATGATCATGATTGTGACAGCGGCGTTTTTTCGTCCCTCTCCCGCGCTTCTTGCCTTCGTGCTTTCGCTGATTTCCTGGCCGACAACCGCGAAGGCGATTCGCGCGCAGGCGCTGGTCGTCAAAAGAAGCCTGCATGTGCGGGCTGCACGGGAGATGGGGGGGACAGGACGTTATATAGTGACCAGGCATCTGCTGCCGGAGCTGTTTCCGCTGTATCTGGTCGGCTTTGTCGCCAAAATGCGGATGGCCGTTTTCATGGAGGCGTCGCTGGCGTTTCTGGGGCTCTTTGACCCCGGCCGTAAATCGCTCGGGATGATGATCCGTTACGCCCTGCAGTACTACTACCTCGATATCTGGTGGAACTGGCTTTTGCCGCCGGTTATCTGTTTTACGCTGATTGTCATGAGCGTTACCTTTATAGCCATCGGCCTGGAGAAGCTTTTTGACCCGCGTCTGAAGGAAGTTTGA
- a CDS encoding ABC transporter ATP-binding protein, giving the protein MVNLENLSVIYREGDHALLAIDRATLSLKAGRVTALVGESGSGKTTIGNALMGLLPQNASVEGSIRFHDTELTSLDEESYRQIRWQKAAMVFQNGAAGLNPVQRIVEQVAEPLIYHRNMKREEAVEIAGERLACLGLFSETINRYPHELSGGQVQRALFAMALVLDPEVLILDEPTSAMDAALKGFIGGMISDLKEKGAAILLISHDLELAAKTADEAALLYLGQIMEILPARDLLLQPFHPYTRALGRSFPAMDATRDLGGMRGDAFYRYTHVHRLKEGAMQPHIHIATGGDKEEGGHAPASGCLFRSRCTQAVDACHNSHVHLAPVGAHQVRCLRGGIVYLMKFDKITKSYGTLTALESADLTIHAGEILSIVGETGSGKTTLAMIAAGALAPDSGKREFAGRDMDQWIREDRLSFSSHIGIIYQSPAESVSHRFTAFDIVAEPLRIQKNNHHHTHAPAPDTQTVVHAHPFAAAHPPASDDSGDAHEQELCRRVLAAMAEAHLPVEPDFLKRHPHELNMGTIQRLCIARALVHEPTLVIADEPTSALDPSVQAKVMKMLLNLQTEKGLTMIFVTHDIALARKISDRICVMLSGRIVEIGPAAKVVGNPGHPYTRGLIESARGGKLMKQAGARNATAGGCPFADRCDRQTDICRRAFPTSVELSGGSHFVWCFNP; this is encoded by the coding sequence ATGGTTAATCTGGAAAATCTGAGTGTAATCTATCGGGAGGGCGATCACGCCCTGCTTGCCATAGACAGGGCGACCTTAAGTCTGAAAGCGGGGCGGGTGACGGCGCTGGTTGGAGAGTCAGGCTCCGGGAAAACGACGATCGGAAACGCGCTCATGGGGCTGCTCCCGCAAAACGCCTCTGTTGAAGGCAGCATTCGCTTCCACGATACGGAATTGACCTCGCTTGACGAGGAGTCTTACCGCCAGATCCGCTGGCAAAAGGCGGCGATGGTTTTTCAAAACGGTGCGGCTGGTCTGAACCCCGTCCAGCGGATCGTCGAGCAGGTGGCGGAGCCGCTGATCTACCACCGGAACATGAAAAGGGAAGAGGCAGTGGAAATTGCCGGGGAGAGGCTGGCTTGCCTTGGTCTCTTTTCCGAAACGATCAACCGCTATCCCCACGAACTGAGCGGCGGGCAGGTGCAGCGGGCGCTGTTCGCGATGGCGCTTGTTCTCGATCCGGAGGTCTTGATTCTTGATGAGCCGACTTCCGCGATGGACGCAGCCTTGAAGGGCTTCATTGGCGGCATGATCAGTGATCTTAAGGAAAAGGGCGCGGCTATTCTGCTGATTTCCCATGATTTGGAGCTGGCGGCGAAGACGGCAGATGAGGCAGCATTGCTCTATCTGGGGCAAATCATGGAAATTCTTCCGGCTCGCGATCTATTGCTGCAACCTTTCCACCCCTACACGCGGGCCCTCGGCCGTTCCTTTCCCGCGATGGACGCAACCCGCGATCTCGGCGGGATGCGCGGCGACGCCTTCTACCGCTACACGCACGTCCATCGGCTGAAGGAAGGGGCCATGCAGCCCCATATCCATATCGCGACCGGCGGTGACAAGGAAGAGGGCGGTCATGCCCCGGCCTCCGGCTGTCTGTTTAGGTCGCGGTGCACCCAGGCGGTGGACGCTTGCCACAATTCCCATGTTCACCTCGCACCGGTCGGCGCTCATCAGGTGCGCTGTCTGCGGGGCGGCATAGTCTATTTAATGAAGTTTGATAAAATAACAAAGAGTTATGGTACGTTAACTGCTCTTGAGTCTGCGGATCTGACGATTCATGCCGGAGAGATACTGTCGATCGTGGGGGAAACCGGCTCCGGGAAAACCACGCTGGCGATGATCGCCGCGGGTGCGCTTGCGCCTGATTCCGGGAAAAGGGAGTTCGCGGGACGCGACATGGACCAATGGATCAGGGAGGATCGCCTCTCCTTTTCTTCCCATATCGGAATTATCTACCAGAGTCCGGCGGAGTCAGTCAGTCACCGTTTCACCGCCTTCGACATCGTCGCCGAGCCGCTGCGAATACAGAAAAATAATCATCATCACACACATGCGCCTGCTCCTGATACCCAGACAGTTGTTCATGCTCATCCGTTTGCTGCTGCACATCCCCCTGCATCTGATGACAGCGGGGATGCGCATGAGCAGGAATTGTGCCGCCGGGTACTCGCGGCGATGGCGGAAGCGCACCTGCCGGTTGAGCCCGATTTTCTGAAGCGCCACCCGCATGAGCTGAATATGGGAACCATCCAGCGCCTCTGCATTGCCCGCGCGCTCGTGCACGAACCGACGCTCGTTATCGCCGACGAGCCGACCAGCGCTCTCGATCCCAGCGTGCAGGCCAAGGTAATGAAAATGCTGCTCAATCTGCAGACGGAAAAGGGGCTGACGATGATTTTCGTCACCCATGACATCGCCCTGGCCCGCAAGATCAGCGACCGGATCTGCGTCATGCTTTCCGGCCGCATTGTCGAGATCGGTCCGGCGGCGAAGGTTGTCGGCAATCCCGGCCATCCCTACACAAGAGGTTTGATCGAGAGCGCCCGCGGCGGCAAACTGATGAAGCAGGCGGGCGCAAGGAATGCAACCGCCGGCGGCTGCCCGTTCGCCGATCGGTGCGACCGTCAGACCGATATTTGCCGCCGGGCTTTTCCGACCTCCGTCGAACTGAGCGGCGGATCGCATTTTGTTTGGTGCTTCAACCCGTGA
- a CDS encoding bifunctional 5,10-methylenetetrahydrofolate dehydrogenase/5,10-methenyltetrahydrofolate cyclohydrolase — MAEILKGKPVADAINAELAQKAAGLKARGISPKLGIIRVGARPDDLFYEGGAKKTCAAVGMESEVFEYPEDIAQDALEKAVTGVGAKKDVHGILMFFPLPKHLDGRKIRELIPVEKDVDCLTTGGAAKVFTDDPTGFAPCTPTACMEMLHHYKVPLKGKKCTVVGRSLVVGKPVAMLLLREHATVTICHSRTENLPDVCKDGEILIAAVGKAKMIKGNFVKAGQIVIDVGINADPDNPGKYCGDVDFAEAEPIVAKISPVPAGVGSVTTSVLCKHTLMACELQTA; from the coding sequence ATGGCGGAGATTCTTAAAGGGAAACCTGTAGCTGATGCGATAAACGCGGAACTTGCCCAAAAGGCAGCCGGATTGAAGGCGCGCGGCATATCCCCCAAACTGGGGATAATCCGGGTAGGCGCGAGGCCGGACGATCTTTTTTATGAAGGCGGCGCGAAGAAGACCTGCGCTGCCGTCGGGATGGAGTCCGAGGTATTCGAATATCCGGAAGATATCGCGCAGGACGCGCTGGAAAAGGCCGTAACCGGAGTCGGCGCAAAAAAGGATGTGCATGGAATCCTGATGTTTTTCCCGTTGCCGAAGCATCTTGACGGCAGAAAGATCAGGGAGCTGATCCCCGTGGAAAAGGATGTGGACTGTCTGACCACCGGCGGCGCCGCGAAGGTTTTTACCGACGATCCCACGGGCTTTGCGCCCTGCACCCCGACGGCCTGCATGGAGATGCTGCACCACTACAAGGTTCCGCTTAAGGGTAAGAAATGCACGGTGGTCGGCCGGTCGCTGGTCGTTGGCAAGCCGGTTGCCATGCTGCTTCTGCGCGAACACGCCACGGTCACCATCTGTCATTCCCGGACGGAAAATCTGCCGGACGTCTGCAAGGACGGTGAGATACTGATTGCCGCCGTGGGAAAAGCAAAAATGATCAAGGGCAACTTCGTCAAAGCCGGCCAGATAGTGATTGACGTGGGCATTAACGCCGATCCGGACAACCCGGGCAAATACTGCGGCGATGTCGATTTCGCCGAAGCCGAACCCATCGTGGCAAAGATATCCCCGGTGCCCGCCGGCGTCGGCTCCGTTACCACTTCGGTCCTGTGCAAGCACACCCTGATGGCCTGCGAGCTGCAGACGGCATAA
- a CDS encoding cyclodeaminase/cyclohydrolase family protein produces MAMLDNSCKSFLSELASKAAVPGGGGAAALGGAIGMCLSNMVGNLTTGKKKYAEVEGEVQELLKRGDAVIEQLQGLVDKDAEVFGPLSKAYGLPKDTPEQLKQKEATIEECSKIACSVPLEIMRSAYEGIKIHSRMGQIGSMLAISDVGCGVIFLKSALIAGSLNVIINLNTIKDPVFLEKTRAEMNKLLADGSKLADETLDLVISKLKK; encoded by the coding sequence ATGGCGATGCTTGATAATTCATGTAAAAGTTTTTTGTCCGAACTCGCTTCCAAGGCTGCCGTGCCCGGCGGCGGAGGAGCAGCCGCGCTGGGAGGGGCCATCGGGATGTGCCTCAGCAACATGGTGGGCAATCTTACCACCGGCAAAAAGAAGTACGCAGAGGTTGAAGGCGAGGTGCAGGAACTCCTTAAACGCGGCGATGCCGTGATCGAACAGCTTCAAGGCCTTGTAGATAAAGACGCGGAGGTTTTCGGTCCCCTTTCAAAGGCTTATGGATTGCCAAAAGACACGCCGGAGCAACTTAAGCAGAAAGAGGCGACCATCGAGGAGTGCAGCAAGATTGCCTGCTCGGTTCCGCTGGAGATCATGCGGAGCGCCTATGAAGGGATAAAGATCCACAGCCGCATGGGGCAAATCGGCAGCATGCTCGCCATTTCCGACGTAGGCTGCGGCGTGATTTTTCTGAAGAGCGCGCTCATCGCCGGCAGCCTGAATGTGATAATCAATTTGAACACCATCAAGGATCCGGTTTTTCTGGAAAAAACGCGTGCGGAAATGAACAAGCTTCTGGCCGACGGATCAAAGCTGGCGGATGAAACCCTTGATCTGGTTATTTCCAAACTGAAAAAATAA
- a CDS encoding 2-dehydropantoate 2-reductase, with protein sequence MAMKAKIENVAIIGAGALGGAYASIFYEMDKRCVSFIAAGERYERLRREGMVVNGRPCNIPVSQPDDFLPAADLIIVAVKQHQLDDAIRDMKMRVGPQTTIISVMNGIDSEKAIGAAYGKEKVLYAVAVGIDGVRAENRVDFRQQGKIIFGEAVNSSISERVRRVQDFFNRAGIVFETPLDMIRILWWKFMINVGINQASAVLRAPYGVFQPPGEARELMESAMREVIMLAGRENVSLSEDDINAWGVVLAGLNPAGKTSMLQDVEAGRKTEVEMFAGKVIELGVRHGVSTPVNQRLSEMIGAIEAATGDSH encoded by the coding sequence ATGGCAATGAAGGCAAAAATTGAGAATGTTGCGATTATCGGCGCCGGCGCCCTGGGAGGCGCTTATGCAAGCATTTTTTATGAGATGGACAAGCGGTGCGTATCGTTTATTGCCGCAGGCGAGCGCTATGAGCGGCTGCGGCGGGAGGGGATGGTTGTCAACGGGAGGCCCTGCAACATTCCGGTTTCCCAGCCGGATGATTTTCTGCCTGCCGCAGATCTGATCATCGTTGCGGTAAAACAGCATCAGTTAGACGATGCCATTCGCGACATGAAAATGCGGGTCGGGCCGCAGACTACAATCATCTCCGTCATGAACGGCATTGACAGTGAAAAGGCAATCGGCGCCGCGTACGGAAAGGAAAAAGTCCTGTATGCCGTCGCGGTAGGCATAGATGGCGTGCGGGCCGAAAATAGAGTTGATTTCCGGCAGCAGGGGAAGATCATATTTGGAGAAGCAGTGAATTCCTCTATTTCTGAGCGGGTGAGGCGGGTGCAGGATTTTTTCAACAGGGCGGGGATCGTTTTTGAAACGCCTTTGGACATGATCCGTATCCTCTGGTGGAAATTCATGATCAATGTGGGGATCAATCAGGCATCGGCTGTTTTGCGGGCGCCCTATGGCGTTTTCCAGCCCCCCGGGGAAGCCCGGGAACTGATGGAGTCGGCGATGCGGGAGGTGATCATGCTGGCCGGCAGGGAAAACGTATCCCTTTCCGAGGATGATATCAACGCCTGGGGGGTGGTTCTTGCCGGTCTGAACCCGGCGGGAAAGACCTCGATGCTCCAGGATGTCGAGGCGGGCCGAAAAACGGAGGTGGAAATGTTTGCCGGCAAGGTTATTGAGCTGGGGGTGCGCCACGGCGTTTCCACACCGGTGAACCAAAGACTGTCTGAGATGATTGGGGCGATTGAAGCGGCAACTGGCGACAGTCACTGA
- the hcp gene encoding hydroxylamine reductase → MFCFQCQETAKNSGCTIKGVCGKPEETADLQYSLIFVLKGMAVYGEKLKELGAPDRTNSVFISQGLFSTITNAGWDNERFVALIREALRRRNQLREKFFAAWKAKNGRDFDGTLPEATTWTADDEAAFIEKGKTVGALATANEDVRSLRELLTIGLKGVAAYAEHAAVLGFHKDEIDDFIMEALASTTKDLSVDEMVGLVMKAGGTAVTTMALLDEANTTAYGNPEITSVNIGVRQNPGILISGHDLKDMEELLKQTENTGVDVYTHGEMLPANYYPAFKKYGHFVGNYGSSWWHQNEEFESFNGPILLTTNCLIPVRKENTYLNRLFTTGVPSYPGAKHVPDRTQGGAKDFSELIALAKKCASPKELETGAIVGGFAHNQVLALADKVIAAVKSGAVKRFVVMAGCDGRQKSRGYFTEVAENLPKDTIILTAGCAKYRYNKLNLGDIGGIPRVLDAGQCNDSYSLAVIALKLKEVFGLADINDLPISYDIAWYEQKAVAVLLALLFLGVKGIRLGPTLPAFLSPAVVNVLVEKFNIKPIGSVQDDIEAMMAGK, encoded by the coding sequence ATGTTTTGTTTTCAATGTCAGGAGACAGCCAAAAACAGCGGCTGCACGATCAAGGGGGTTTGCGGAAAACCGGAGGAAACTGCCGACTTGCAGTATTCATTGATATTTGTATTGAAGGGGATGGCGGTTTATGGGGAAAAGCTCAAGGAGTTGGGCGCCCCGGACCGGACTAACAGTGTTTTTATCTCCCAGGGACTATTTTCCACCATCACCAACGCCGGTTGGGATAACGAGCGCTTTGTCGCCCTGATCCGGGAGGCCCTCCGCCGCCGGAATCAGCTCCGGGAAAAATTCTTTGCCGCCTGGAAGGCCAAAAACGGCCGTGATTTTGACGGAACGCTGCCCGAAGCGACGACCTGGACTGCCGACGATGAAGCCGCCTTTATTGAAAAGGGCAAAACCGTCGGGGCGTTGGCGACCGCAAACGAGGACGTCCGTTCCTTGAGGGAACTCTTGACAATCGGGCTCAAAGGCGTGGCCGCTTATGCCGAACATGCCGCGGTGCTTGGATTTCACAAGGACGAGATCGACGACTTCATCATGGAGGCGCTCGCCTCGACCACCAAAGATCTGTCGGTGGATGAGATGGTCGGCTTGGTCATGAAGGCCGGCGGAACCGCCGTCACCACGATGGCGCTTTTGGACGAGGCCAATACCACGGCTTACGGCAATCCGGAAATCACCAGCGTCAATATCGGCGTTCGCCAGAACCCCGGCATCCTGATCAGCGGCCACGACCTGAAGGACATGGAAGAGCTGCTTAAGCAGACCGAAAACACCGGCGTGGATGTCTATACACACGGGGAAATGCTCCCAGCCAACTACTACCCGGCCTTCAAGAAGTACGGCCATTTCGTCGGCAACTACGGGAGTTCCTGGTGGCATCAGAACGAGGAATTCGAGTCTTTCAACGGACCGATCCTGCTTACCACCAACTGCCTCATTCCTGTGAGAAAGGAAAATACCTATCTTAACCGGCTGTTTACGACCGGCGTTCCCAGCTATCCTGGGGCAAAGCATGTTCCCGATCGCACCCAGGGAGGCGCGAAGGATTTTTCTGAGCTGATCGCCCTTGCCAAAAAGTGCGCCTCGCCGAAGGAACTGGAAACCGGCGCGATCGTCGGCGGCTTTGCCCACAATCAGGTGCTGGCCCTGGCCGACAAGGTCATCGCCGCGGTAAAATCGGGGGCGGTAAAGCGCTTTGTCGTGATGGCCGGCTGCGACGGCCGCCAGAAGAGCCGCGGTTACTTCACCGAGGTCGCGGAAAATCTCCCGAAGGATACGATTATACTCACGGCGGGCTGCGCGAAATACCGCTACAACAAGCTCAACCTCGGCGACATCGGCGGGATTCCCCGCGTCCTCGACGCCGGTCAGTGCAACGATTCCTATTCACTGGCCGTCATCGCCCTGAAACTCAAAGAGGTCTTCGGACTGGCCGACATTAACGACCTGCCGATCTCCTACGACATCGCCTGGTATGAACAGAAGGCGGTAGCCGTTCTGCTCGCCTTGCTCTTCCTCGGCGTGAAGGGCATCCGCCTTGGTCCGACGCTGCCGGCCTTTCTCTCCCCGGCGGTAGTCAATGTGCTCGTCGAGAAGTTCAACATCAAACCGATTGGTTCGGTCCAGGATGACATAGAAGCAATGATGGCAGGCAAATAA